GCCTTCCCCCTCTTAAACTGAATTTATTTAATTGTATCACTAACCTTGGGGTCAGCTCTTTACTTTTTGTGTTTTAGGCCCTTCTACGCGTTTAGCGGTGGCACTACTCCTCTTGGCGCTTGGGCTCATATGCGCCGAAGGTGACGCCATAAGGGTGTGCCTTATCCAATGGTTGCAGGCACATAAACCCCGCCACTTAGGTCGGCCATTTTGCGGCAGAGATTTTCTTGGTCTTTGTGGCCGGTTGTCACGTCAATGAAAAACGAGAGCATGCCACGACGTCGCAAGACATGGCAGAGCTCAAACATCTCCTCGTAAGGATCTTCGGACAGCAAGATGGGCACATTGGGCTTGCCGTCGCTTATGACCACAATGGTTGATATCGCATCATGGTACTTAATTCCATACAGGCGCAGCATATCCAAAGCCTTCCGCAGGCCGTCAGGAAGCGGGGTAGAACCGCACACTGGGATCTCCTTCAATCTCTTGGCAGCAGCGACATAGTTGTTTGTGAAGGGAAGACATACAAAGGCCTCCGCAGGCCTCCCTTGTTTAAACGCTATCAGGCCAACCTTGTCCTTATAAAGCCTGGCGTCGCATAAGAGATCAAACGCCACGCCCTTTGCTTTTTCGAGCGTGACCCCCACGTGGACTGACCAGCTGTTATCCACCACAAAAGCGATGACGTAGTGAGAGCGATGTCTCTTTGTTTTCTCCCGCAAATCCTGCAATGTCACCTCAAAAAGGCTTCCATGAACTGCGGTTCGACAAACTGCAGCTCTCAATGTGGCATCCATAGCTATATTTGAAACATTTCCCTCGAAGAACTTTGGGCGAATATACTTGCCCTTTCCCTCGCCGATAACCTCCATGTCTCTCTTTCCGAGAGCAGATTGGGCTCTTCGCAAATGCCTCGCCGCCGTACCTTCATTTTCAAGCGACATCTCTTCAATCTCAGGTTGCTCGATAAAGGTCACGGCTGCCCCCTTCGCGTTTCCCTCCTCCTTAGGCTCTCCGTTAGTAGAAATGGGAACAGGCTCGCCCAATATCTCCTCGAGATGTCGCTGTAGCTCCCTGGTGTCGAGCTCCACGGGAGTGAAGGGATCATGGGGGAGGCGATGTCCCAAGGCAAGCGTGGCGGCCTCCAACATGTCTGATGCATTCACATAGGTGCGTCCATTGAAAGCGGCCATAGCTTTGGCGCACTCGAGGATAGTTATGTCAGCCCTGTGACTTTCTACCCCCATCTTGAGGACAAGGCTTGCGACCGCCTCATATAACCGCTCGGCTACGGATACGCTCGGAAGCAACCTTGTAGCTTGCTCGATGGAGCTTCTTAGGCGATGTTGTTCTCCCTGATACTGGGAAATGAAACGCTTTGGGTTTCTCAGGAAAGCTTCCCGCCGCTTCATAACTTCTGCGCGGAGTCTTTGGTCTTTAAGCGCTTGGTTTTCTACCTGGAGGCCTATTCTATCGGCTATCTGAGGGCGCAATTCCCCCTCTTCTGGGTTCATTGTGCCTATAAGGATGAAGCGAGCCGGGTGGCTTATTGAAATTCCCTCTCTTTCGACCACATTTACGCCTAAAGCAGCTGCGTCGAGCAGTATGTCGGTGATGTGATCGTCGAGGAGGTTTATTTCATCAATATATAAAATACCACGATTTGCCTTGGCTAAAAGACCCGGCTCCAAGGCTTTGATACCATCCTTGAGTGCCCGAGTTACATCTATGGTGCCTGCCACCCTGTCTTCGGTCGCGTTGAGGGGAAGGTCGACAAAACTGCGAGGCTTTATCG
This genomic stretch from Acetomicrobium sp. S15 = DSM 107314 harbors:
- a CDS encoding ATP-binding protein, whose amino-acid sequence is MDDYLFPFSAIVDQRHMKMALVLNAINPNIGGVLIKGTSGTAKSTAARGMAVLLPPIEVVSDCHFNCYPTDEMAQCDRCRERVLKGEKLPVTIKPRSFVDLPLNATEDRVAGTIDVTRALKDGIKALEPGLLAKANRGILYIDEINLLDDHITDILLDAAALGVNVVEREGISISHPARFILIGTMNPEEGELRPQIADRIGLQVENQALKDQRLRAEVMKRREAFLRNPKRFISQYQGEQHRLRSSIEQATRLLPSVSVAERLYEAVASLVLKMGVESHRADITILECAKAMAAFNGRTYVNASDMLEAATLALGHRLPHDPFTPVELDTRELQRHLEEILGEPVPISTNGEPKEEGNAKGAAVTFIEQPEIEEMSLENEGTAARHLRRAQSALGKRDMEVIGEGKGKYIRPKFFEGNVSNIAMDATLRAAVCRTAVHGSLFEVTLQDLREKTKRHRSHYVIAFVVDNSWSVHVGVTLEKAKGVAFDLLCDARLYKDKVGLIAFKQGRPAEAFVCLPFTNNYVAAAKRLKEIPVCGSTPLPDGLRKALDMLRLYGIKYHDAISTIVVISDGKPNVPILLSEDPYEEMFELCHVLRRRGMLSFFIDVTTGHKDQENLCRKMADLSGGVYVPATIG